The Alnus glutinosa chromosome 8, dhAlnGlut1.1, whole genome shotgun sequence DNA segment TAACAACACCCTTGACGCCACCAGTGGCGACGTGGAGAAGATCGAGAAGTTCTTCTCCGACCCAGGGGTGTTCGGCTACTTCGTGAACCCCACCATCGACGTGGACCAGAAGCGCAAGACGCTCGACGAAATTGCGGCCTCGGGGGGCCTCCTGCCCCACACGACCAACTTCCTCAATATCCTGGTGGACTCCCGGAGGATCGACCTGATCAACGAGATCGTGAAGGAATTCGAGGTGGTGCACAACAGGCTCACCGACACGGAGCTGGCGGTGGTTAGCTCGGTGGTGAAGCTGGAGTCACAGCACTTGGCCCAGATCGCCAAGCAGGTGCAGAAGCTGACTGGGGCTAAGAATGTGAGGATCAAGACTGAGATCGACCCCAGCTTGGTGGCCGGGTTCACCATTAGGTACGGGAGCGCCGGTTCCAAGCTGATTGATATGAGCGTCAGGAAGCAGCTTGAGGAAATTGCTGCTCAGATTGACTTGGGCGATATTGAACTTAGtgtatgatttttgtttttgtttttttgtttttttttttggggggggggggggggggggggggggaggtgaGGATTATTGTCTGTCATTTAATTTCTCTTTTGTCTAGTTATATGAAGTGTGTAAAACCTTCTTAATGTTCTATGATTGATTCTCTTTCAATTTTGGGAAAATGTTGCTCGGATTATTGAactaataaataattgaatttaatgtttttggtcattttagatttttagaataatgttcTATTTGTTtggcataaaatgtttttggcattttttggtgtttggtaggaGTAAAAATAATGGCAAatggaaattattttcagtttgaccataaaaacctatttaatttttaaaaaatgtaaatcgttttctggatttaaacttttcattcttgcACGCATGTTTATGAAAATTCTCTATCGCCGGGCACTGGAGTTTGTTGATAACTCGCCTCTAGCACCGAAGATCTCCGAATATTTTATTACAAGAATCCAGCGGACCAGATTTCGACCATTTTGGCAGGAATTTGACCAGTATGGCTAGAATCTGAAAATTTTTGCTAGAATCTAGCCGTACTAGACATATTCTTGTCATCAGATTCCATTCTACACCGCTAGTGATTTTTTCGTAAGAACCAAACgcgaaaaaatattttcagaaaaattatttttttaaaaaaaataatttcgacaaaaatattttacgacgaaaaatattttacgtcaaaataaatgaagcatggaaaataattttttatagtaTCAAAGTAAATgttgaagagttcaaattttattttattctgtatTTATTATGAATTTTAAAGAGAATGCATTCCATAAggagtgagaaaaaaaaaaaaaaaaatttggtcactcaccaacaaaaaaataaaaaaaataaatgctactCTACGTTTATTTTATAAGGATTGGTCTCTTCCAAATTTTTGTTCGAATTTCTTGAACTCGGGACAAGAAATAAGAGAGGAGTTTGGGGGGTTCGAGTGCCTGGACGTAGATCTGCCACTTGGGCTGCCCGAACCACCCAAGACCTGTCTCTCTCCATTCCTTACCACAATTTCGTGGAATTTGAACAGAAAATATGAGAATCCCCGTCACTTTTACAGGTGATGAAAAAGTACACTTCAAattgcccttttttttaaaaaaaaaagggaaagaaagataaagctCGTAGTGCAACTGTGTGTCAACCAAGGGGTGGAATGTTGAGTCTTCTGACTCTTCTCCAAAAGTTGCTTTTGAGAAATGAATTGAGTTAAGAGGAGGCATCATGCAAATGAGATCGGGAGCTGGCCATGCCCGAAAGTTGTTACCTTAACTAGAAGAAGATGTCGAAGGCATGGCTGATGATCGGAGTGAAGTCGTAACAAGATAATAGTATTGTAAGGTGTGATTGGATCACCTCCTTTTCTTGCTCTTGAACTAGAGCTTGCCCGATTAATAAGAAGGAAGCTTAATCGGACTCAATCAGaacttttcttttatgattAATCGGCATAAACATCGACAACTCTAAATTAGATCATACATGCACTAATAATTCACGAACTATTGTTATGTGCGTTAGGGGCGGAGCCACTTTTTTGCAAtttggaggggccaaattgaaaaaaacaagaaaaaaaaagaaaaaagaaaaaagaaaaaaaagaggttaaattttatttttttaaaattgaaaaaaaaaatcttggagCTTGGGGGCTGGAGTGCCTCTGACCCTAATGTGCTTAGTCATAGAATAGAGGCACTAATGGACCACAGTCGAGCAGATGACCCAAAGTTGTGCTATGCTATGAGTGCGCTATGCAACTAATGCGACTTATTTCAGAGTGGCCACAACCTCGCAATTGTGGTATGGGAAAACTATTTGGGTATGGgacaaactaaaacaataaaggGAAAATTCCATCTGTTGTCATCTAACTTAACAGAGTCCTTGAAGTCAATTGGCCAAAATTTTACCTAACCCTATCTCCCAAACTATCTGGGTACTTGAAATCAATAAGATGTGGAATGAAACTGTTGATAAAATAACCTTCCTGAGAGGGGGGGTTCCGACCGAGCGGGAGGTGTCGGATACATCGCTGCCGATAAGGCCTCCCTTTTAGGATGGTGAGGTCCCGACAGGGGGAGTTCGAGCAGGAGGTGTCGGGTGCTCCGTTAACCGACAAGTGGTAATAATGACGATACCGATAAAGGAGAGCGATTAGGTGGCTGAATCCTCGAAGATTTGGGATTTCCCGAAGTCGCATGCTTCGTCATTAAGGAACCCACCTGCCCATCGCTGACAAGAGTGTACTTAGGACCTGTTCACACACAGGAAGTCACTGCTCCCTAAAAACCGGGATATTCCTACCTAACCTTGAGGGCAGCTGCCTATAAATAGCAAAATCCAGGTATTAAGTTTGGTTGGATACAAGttctgaactctctctctctcactcttgcTCTCTCACTAAAAATATACTTCGTCTAAtttgggcgtcggaggaggacCGTTGGGGAAACCCACCGCGTGTCCTTTGTCTTTGCAGGTCAGTTGGTCAGGTCCACCTGCGGTAGCTCCTGCTTCACCGGCCGGAATTAgcatcaacagtttggcgccgtctgtgggaacgcaCGTTGCTCTTGCGAAGCTTACTTGTGCATCCGGTATGGTGACTACAAGGTCGGAGGCGCTGAGGGGCCCGTGGGGGGATCGCATGAGAGAGCACCCCCAGGGAGGAGAGTCTTCCTCAAGACCGTCTCCCACGCTGGAAATCCTTAATGAGAGAATAGCTCAGATGGAAAAGGAGATGTATGAGTTGGAAAAAAAGAATGCCGAACTGCAGCGACACCATGCGGAAGATTCGAACTCGGCGACCCCACAGCCTGTCGGGGAAGAAGAGCGGGACGAAGAAATGCAACCGAGCAGTCGAGGAGGACAGAGAGATAGAAAGAAGAACCAAAATGCCGTGGATCAAAAACCCCGGAAGAACAAGGCGTCGAAAAGGATGGACAAAAAGCTCAAGGAGATTATTGAGAAACTGGAGCAGAGGTGTGACCTACTGACGGAAGCGGCGCAGCACCAGCGCAGCGGGAGCACGTCTAGAGCCGGAGATCTGCTCCAGAAGTCGGCTTCCCCATTTGCTGACCGGGTGGCCTCGTTCCGCCTCCCCGAGAAGTTCAAAGTCCCCGATATCAAGACCTACACCGGGCAGGAGGACCCGATTGAGCACTTGGATGACTACCGCGCTCACCTCGAATTGCAGGGGACCCTTGATGAGGTGGCATGCCGCGCCTTCCCGCTGACCTTGTCAGGAAATGCCAGAGATTGGTATAGAAGGCTTCCCCCGAAGTCCATACAAAACTTTGACGAATTCGGAAAAATGTTCGTAACTCAATTCATGGCGGGAGTTGTAAGAAGGAAGCCGGCAGGCACTTTAATGTCGATACAACAAGGGCGAGATGAGTCCCTTAAGGAGTTCCTCCAACGCTTCAATCAAGCAAGGCTCACTACCGAGAGCCCCACCGAAGAGTTCGTGCATTCGGCACTTTATCAGGGGATCAGGAAAGATGGGCCGCTGATGGCTGACCTCGCCCGGAAGCCGACTCGTTATCTGCATGAGTTCATGGAGAGGGCAGACGAGTTTATCAACCAAGAAGAGACTCTTCGAGCGTTGCTCGAGAAAGGAATCGCCCAAACCTCTAATCAAGGGGATAAgcttaagaagaagaaggaattccACAGGAAGCAGGATACAGCGGAGCCCGGGATTAAGAAGAAATTCCAGGATTACAACTAGACCCCCCTCAACGCGCCCATCGAAGAGGTCCTGGTGGCGATTAAAGTGGATCCCATGTACGAGAAACCTGCAGAGATAGTGGGAACTCCCCACCCGAGGACCGCTGACCACTATTGCGCTTTCCATGAGTCAAAAGGGCATAGTACAGAGAATTGTAGGTCCTTGCGGGCCTTAATCGAGAAGTTTATCCGAAACGGGAAGCTAGTCCGTTTCCTGGCAGGTCAACGGGGCCCGCCTGGGTTTGATCGGAACCCCCAGTCCGAGGAACGAAGGAATCAGCCGCAGAGCTATCGGGAAGAGCCCAGAGAAAGGATGGAACGTCCCCGGGATCGTGATAGAGAACCTAACAACTGACCTGTCGACTGGGACAGGCGAGAGAGAAGCAGGAGCCAAGCGCGGCTGCCTGGTCGGGAAAACCTCCGTGAAATTCATACAATATCCGACGGTTTTGGAGGTGGAGGAGACTCAAGTGCGGCGCGTAAAGCGTATGCGAGGCATCTCAAGGAGTTCGAGATATACTCGGTCCAGAGACCGCCGAAAATGAGGAAGTATGAGGACTTACTCATTGGCTTCTCAAATGAAGATTTTGTTGGGGTCTCGCTCCCCCACTCGGACGCTCTGGTGGTGACTTTAGCGATTGCCAACCATAAGATACACAGGGTCCTTGTCGACACCGGGAGTTCGGCCGACATAATATATAAGTCAGCCTTCGAGTTGATGAGCATAGGTCAAGGGAAGTTGGTCCCGGTGAAGGGTCCCTTGGTCGGTTTTTCCGGAGAACAGGTCCTACCTATCGGGTCTATTGACCTACCGGTTATGGCGAGAACTAGCCCCTAGGAGAAAACGGTTATGGTGAAATTCTTAGTTGTTGATGGGCGGTCGGCTTACAACGTTATCCTGGGGAGGCCAGCCCTGAATGATTTGGGGACCGTGACCTCAACCCCCCATCTGTGCATGAAGTTCCCGACTAACTCAGGAGTGGGTGTGGTCAGGGGAGACCAGAGGGCTGCCCGCATGTGCTATATCACCACCCTGAAGGCCGGCCACACGGAAGGTGCCGGGGAAGAGGAGAAATAGCAATTACAGTCCCTGGAATCGACAGAGGACTTGGAAGAGTTCGAAGTTGGAGGTCCGGGTGAGAGAGTGAAGATTGGCTCCCAACTTCCCGAGGGGCTAAAGGTGGAGATAGTCTCGTTCCTCAAAGGTAACAGAGACGTATTTGCGTGGAACCATGAAAACATGCCTGGCATCAATCCCTCGATTATCGTGCACAGGCTGAACGCGGATCCCAGATTTAAACCTGTGAGGCAGAAGAGGAGGACTTTCGCCCCCGAGAGAAACCAGGCGGTGGCCGATGAAGTCTCGAAGTTGCTGGCGGTGGGGTTCGTCCGAGAGGTTGACTATCCTGAATGGCTCGCCAATGTCGTGTTAGTGAAGAAGTCCAATAAcaagtggagaatgtgcgtggaCTTCACCGACTTGAACAAGGCCTGCCCAAAAGATAGCTTTCCACTGCCCCGCATAGACCTCCTTGTCGATTCAACTTCTGGGCACCAACTCCTGAGTTTCATGGATGCGTTCTCGGGATACATCCAAATACAGATGGCGGAAGAAGATCAGGAGAAGACCTCTTTCATTACCGATCGGGGCCTGTATTGTTACAAGGTGATGCCGTTCGGACTGAAGAACGCGGGCGCTACATATCAGAGATTGGTGAACAAGATGTTTGAGAAACAAATGGGCCGGAATGTGGAAGTTTACGTTGATGACATGCTCGTGAAAAGTGTGAAGGCCCTGGATCACGTCTCCGATCTGAGGGAGACGTTCGATACGATAAGGCGTTACCGAATGAGGTTAAACCCGGCTAAGTGCGCCTTCGGGGTCTCGTCCGGTAAATTCTTGGGATATTTGGTGTCCCAGAGGGGTATAGAGGCGAACCCCGAAAAAGTCAGAGCGGTGCTGGAAATGCAACCATCGAGGACCACGAAACAATTACAGCAACTGACCGGACGGACAGCGGCCTTGAACCGATTCATTTCGAGGTCTACCGacaagtgccttcccttctttagaATCCTGAAGAAGGCATTTGTATGGGATTCGAAGTGCGAAGAGGCTTTTGGGAATCTGAAAGAGTATTTGATGAACCCTCCTCTCTTGAGTCGACCAGTAGAAGGAGAAGTCCTCTATATGTACTTGGCTGTATCATCCTCGGCGGTCTCCTCAGCTCTCGTCCGGGAAGAGAAGGGTATACAGAAGCCAGTGTACTTCACGAGCAGAGCACTCCGCGGGGCGGAAGAGAGATACCTGAGGATAGAAAAGTTGGCATTTGCCCTGATTGTGTCCGCCCGGAAACTGAGGCCTTACTTCCAGGCGCACGCCATCCGGGTACTAACTGAGTACCCCTTGAGGAAGGTCCTCCAGAAACCTGACCTGTCGGGTAGGCTGGTCAACTGGGCAGTGGAACTCGGGCAATTCGACATTGAGTTCCATCCGCGAACGGCGATCAAGGGTCAGGCACTGGCCGATTTTTTCCTTGAATTTTGCAATACTCCGGAGCCCCGGGACCCAGCGCAGCATCCACTATGGGTAGTTTACGTGGACGGCTCCTCTCAGTGCCAACGAAGCGGTGTGGGAGTGATACTGGAGAGCCCGCAGAAGCAGAAGTTCCAGTATGCCATCAAATTGGACTTCGCCACGACCAATAATGAGGTAGAATACGAAGCGGTGCTGGCGGGCCTAGCAATTGCGCGGGAAGTAGGGGCCCTCGATGTCGAAATCTGGAGCGATTCACAAGTGGTCGTTGGCTAGATCTCGGGAGAATTTGCCACACAAGGAGACCGACTGGCCAAATACTTGGAAAAGGTGCATGACCTGCAATCTAGTTTCAGGACTATGACGATCACAAAGATCCCTCGCGAAAGAAATGTTCAAGCGGATGCCCTGGCTAGGGCTGGTTCCGCGACCGACCAAGAAATCGCAAAAATGAAGCGGCAAGTGCTGGTTCAACCCAACCCATCGATTGACAAGAGTCAATGTGTGTTGCAGGTGGCCCGAGAGAGGGAACCGGAACCTGAATGGGCCTCGGACGTAATTAGATACTTAAGAAGTGGGGAGCTACCCAGTCATAAAGAGCAGGCCCATAAAGTGAAACTATAGGCTGCACGCTACACGATGGTGGACGACATACTGTATAAAAGGGGATACTCACACCCACTACTGAAGTGTCTCTCGGCTCCGGAGGCCAACTATGTGCtaagggaaattcatgaaggagtTTGCGGGAACCACTCGGGGGGAAGAATGCTGGCCATCAAGGCGGTGAGAGCCGGGTATTACTGGCCCACGATGACGCATGACTCGATGGAGTTCGTCCGGAGTTGCGATAAATGTCAACGGTTTGCCCGGGTAATGAAGAACCCGCCCGAGAGACTCACGTCGGTCATGTCACCTTGGCCGTTCTCTAAGTGGGGGGTGGACTTGGTCGGTCCGATGCCTTGCGGGAAGGGGTAAAAGAGGTTTTTGGTGGTGGCCGTCGACTACTTCACAAAGTGGGCAGAGGCTGAAGCCCTAGCAACCGTCACCGCCAACAATGTCATAAGTTTCCTCTGGAGGTCGGTCGTCTATCGATTCGGAATTCCTTACTCTATCGTGTCGGATAATGGTGCCCAATTTGATGGAAAACCGTTTCGTAGCTGGTGCACTGAACTTGGCATCCGGAACCATTACTCGACGCCTATGTACCCCAAGTCCAATGACCAGGTGGAGGCTACCAACAAGACCCTGTTGGCCACATTAAAGAAAAAGTTGGATAGGCGGAAGGGGCTATGGGTTGAGTATGTCCCTGAAGTTTTATGGTCATATCGCACCACAGCTAGAACCCCGACCGGAGAAACCCCATTCTCACTGGCATACGGAACCGAAGCGGTGATACCGGTGGAGATTGGGTCCCCGAGCCACAGAGTCCAACACTACGATCCAACCCAGAATGGTGAAGGGATTAGCGCATGCCTGGATTTGTTGCAGGAATGGAGGGACAATGCGTAGGCGGTGCACGAAGCTTATCGAGCTTGGGTGGCCAGATACTACAACAAGACGATTGATCCGAGGAAGTTCAAAGTCGGGGATTGGGTGCTGAGGAAGCTGAACATAATGACGAGGGATCCGGTTGAAGGGAAGTTCAACGCCAAGTGGGAGGGACCGTACCGAGTAGTCAAATGCCACAGCAGAGGAGCCTATCACTTGGAGTCCAGGGAGGGCAAGCCAGTCCCAAGGGCGTGGAATGCAGAACACTTGAAGAAATACTACATGTAATTCCAGTTGAATTCCCTTTGTCTTCTTTTTGTAAGCACGGATGTTTTGAATGGAATGTCTGAAGATACAAAAAATCAAGTGCGAATAAAGTtaaaaagcttttcggttaccctcactcggataggggggtaacttggcataaattttttttttcttatcctccctcggataggggggctaagttaaaagcttttcggttaccctcactcggataggggggtaacttggcataaaattttttttcttatcctccctcggatagggggggtaagttaaaagcttttcggttaccctcactcggataggggggtaacttggcataatttttttttttccttatcctccttcggataggGGGGCAAGTtaaaaagcttttcggttaccctcactcgaataggggggtaacttggcataaattttttttttatcctccctcggatagggggtaagttaaaaagctttttggttaccctcactcggataggggggtaacttggcataaattttttttttttcttatcctccctcggataggggggtaagttaaaagcttttcgattaccctcactcggataggggggtaacttggcataaaatttttttctcatcctccctcggataggggggtaagttaaaagcttttcggttaccctcactcggataagggggtaacttggcataaatttttttcttatcctccctcagataggggggtaagttaaaagcttttcggttaccctcactcggatagggggtaacttggcataaattttttttcttatcctccctcggataggggggctaagttaaaagtttttcggttaccctcactcggatagggggtaacttggtataaattttttttcttatcctccctcggataggggggggtaagttaaaagcttttcggttaccctcactcggataggaggtaacttggcataaatttttttttttcttatcctccctcggatagggggtaagttaaaaagcttttcggttatcctcactcggataggggggtaactt contains these protein-coding regions:
- the LOC133874535 gene encoding ATP synthase subunit delta, chloroplastic translates to MAALQHTPISLQSTKSPPSARTPIPIRTHKPIHSLSFSTAFPSLRLRFAATNCSGGPRMASAAATSYAVALADLAKANNTLDATSGDVEKIEKFFSDPGVFGYFVNPTIDVDQKRKTLDEIAASGGLLPHTTNFLNILVDSRRIDLINEIVKEFEVVHNRLTDTELAVVSSVVKLESQHLAQIAKQVQKLTGAKNVRIKTEIDPSLVAGFTIRYGSAGSKLIDMSVRKQLEEIAAQIDLGDIELSV